The Pedobacter mucosus genome window below encodes:
- a CDS encoding M20/M25/M40 family metallo-hydrolase, producing the protein MLTNGIPSITPLPVAVNKIMNCLSKIKYLLALCILSLAALPGVAQDHSVRDSLMIKAIYNQVLKTNSMDSNLRYLTGHIGARISGSPAATRTVNWAKSLMESYGPDRVYLQPVTVPHWVRGDLETACFLEKEKKISLSISALGGSVASGGMLRAGILEVRSLTALAAMPDNLVQGKVIFFNGAMDRTEIEVFKAYLNAVEQRSIGAVYAARKGAVGVLVRSLTLSRDDIPHTGAVNYDPQVKKIPAAALSTNSADALSVAFINDPQLEISINLNCINLPPVSSHNVIAEIKGSKFPGEIITLGAHLDSWDLGEGASDDGTGLVQSMELLRVFKAIGLKPERTIRVILYMNEESGAHGATEYARQALLNRESHVALIESDAGGFAPRGFRVEGEMKILSRLREFALLLRPYKADALELHQRGVDLVPMKGQARALLSLDCDDSRLFDIHHSKLDTYDKINPREVAMGAGAMLAMVALISKYGL; encoded by the coding sequence ATGCTTACCAATGGTATCCCATCAATTACACCACTACCGGTAGCGGTCAATAAGATTATGAACTGTCTTTCCAAAATAAAGTATTTACTGGCTTTGTGCATTTTATCCCTTGCCGCTCTCCCAGGAGTCGCCCAGGATCATTCGGTAAGGGATTCACTGATGATCAAGGCTATCTATAACCAGGTGCTAAAAACAAATTCGATGGATAGTAACCTGAGATACCTCACCGGGCACATCGGTGCCAGGATAAGCGGTTCTCCTGCCGCCACGCGGACGGTAAACTGGGCGAAGTCGTTAATGGAAAGCTATGGCCCGGACCGCGTCTATCTTCAGCCCGTAACGGTTCCCCACTGGGTTCGTGGAGACCTTGAGACTGCCTGTTTTCTTGAAAAGGAAAAAAAAATCAGCCTCAGCATCAGTGCTCTGGGAGGCTCGGTTGCCAGCGGTGGAATGCTGCGGGCCGGAATTCTGGAGGTCAGATCCCTAACAGCGCTTGCCGCGATGCCTGATAACCTTGTCCAGGGGAAAGTGATTTTCTTTAACGGGGCAATGGACCGGACGGAAATAGAGGTTTTCAAGGCTTATCTGAATGCAGTAGAACAGCGGAGCATCGGCGCCGTCTATGCTGCCAGAAAAGGAGCGGTAGGGGTATTGGTACGCTCACTGACCCTTTCCAGAGATGATATTCCCCATACCGGCGCAGTGAACTACGACCCTCAGGTCAAAAAAATTCCGGCTGCGGCGCTGAGTACCAATAGCGCCGATGCCTTGAGTGTAGCATTTATTAACGATCCACAGCTCGAAATTTCAATAAATTTAAACTGCATCAACCTTCCCCCGGTGTCATCCCACAACGTGATCGCCGAAATTAAAGGTTCAAAATTTCCCGGCGAGATCATAACCCTTGGTGCCCATCTGGACTCCTGGGACCTTGGCGAGGGTGCTTCGGACGATGGTACAGGACTGGTTCAGTCGATGGAGCTGCTCAGGGTATTCAAAGCAATTGGCCTGAAGCCCGAGCGTACCATCAGGGTGATCTTATATATGAACGAGGAGTCAGGCGCCCATGGCGCAACCGAGTATGCCCGGCAGGCCTTGCTCAACAGGGAAAGCCATGTCGCCCTGATCGAGTCTGATGCGGGCGGTTTCGCGCCAAGAGGCTTCAGGGTGGAGGGTGAGATGAAAATATTGAGCAGGCTCAGGGAATTTGCCTTACTTCTGAGGCCATATAAGGCCGATGCTCTGGAGCTCCATCAGCGTGGCGTAGATCTGGTGCCCATGAAAGGGCAGGCCCGGGCACTGCTCAGCCTGGACTGTGATGACAGCCGGCTCTTTGATATCCACCACAGCAAGCTTGATACCTATGATAAGATTAACCCCAGGGAAGTGGCAATGGGCGCGGGCGCCATGCTTGCAATGGTCGCCTTAATAAGTAAGTATGGATTATGA